The Microterricola viridarii genome segment GTGCCAGCGCGCCCCCGTCGCAGCCATCGCCGCCTCATCTCTCGTCGTTCTCTGCTTCATTGCACCGTGGGCGTTGCCATCCCGGACGCGCTCTGCACTCACAGGAATGCCTTTCCCTCACCGCGGTAGCTGGGCATCATGCCCAGCACCCGATCCCCATCGATCAGTGCGAACTCGTTGACGTGCTCGGCGAGCTCGCCGGATTTCGTGTGCCGCAGCCACACCCGGTCGCCCGGTCGCAGCCGGCCGGCGGCCTCCCCCGTCAGCGGGCTCTGTACCTCGCCGGCCATCTCGCGCGCCACGAAGCTGAGGCCCTCCGGCCACGCCAGCTGGGGCAGCCGATCCACGTCGGGCGGGCCGGATGCCACCCAGCCGCCGCCGAGCATTGTGGCGGTGTCGGCCGTCGCCTTGCGCACGATGGGCAGCGCGAAGGCTGCAGCCGGGGCGGGGGCGAAGTGCTCGTAGTTGTCGAAGAGGTGGCCGCCGAAGATGCCGCTGCCGGCGGCGATCTCCGTCACCGAGGCGTCACTCGAGGTGCTCTCCAGTGAGCCGGTGCCGCCGCCGTTGACGAACTCCAGCGGCGTGAGGGCGCGCACGGCGGCCACGGCGGCACCGCGGCGCTCGTGCAGCTCGGCGATCGACTGCTTCTGCATCCAGCGGTTGATGGCCCCGTCGACGGGTTTGCCGATCGGCCGGTTGCCGACGCCGGCGATCTGCGCCTCATACGCCATCATGCCGACCAGGTCGAAGCCGGCCCTGTCCACGATGTAGCCGGCCAGAGCCCGGGCCTCGTCGACGCCGTGCACCGGGGAGCGCCACACGCCGAGGTGGCCGAGAACGGGCGCGTTCCACGAGGCGTCGAGTTCCAGGCACACCCGGATGCTCTCCCGCTGCCCCGGTTTCAGCACCGCGTCGATGACGTCGAGCTGGTCCGGCGCGTCCACCATCAGGGTGATCCGGGCGGCCAGTTCCGGCGTGGTGGCCAGTCGGCGGATGCTGGCCCGGTCGACGCTCGGGTAGCCGACGACGACGTCGTCCACGGTCTCGGCCAGCCAGAGTGCCTCGGCCAGCGTGTAGGCCAGCACACCGTGGTAGCCGGGCAGGGCGAGCAGCTGCTCAATGACGCCGCGCACCCGGAGGGACTTGCTGGCGACGCGGATCGGCATGCCGGCGGCCCGGCGCACCATGTCGCTGGCATTGTGCCGGAGAGCGTCCAGCTGCAGAACCGCGAACGGCGGGTCGAGCTCGGCGGTGGCGGCGTCCAGGCGGCGCCAGTAGTCGGCGCCCCGGAAGCGGGCAGGCAACGTTGACGTCGCCATGCCGACATCCGGCAGCTCGAACCCCGAGCGCAAGCCCAGTTCGATACTCATCAGCGCACCCCCTTCACCCGCGAGACGGCGAGGGCGCCGGCAAAGGCGAACACGGCCGACATCAGGAACAAGCCCTCGAAGCTGCCGAGCACCGCCACGGTTGCGGCGCCGAGCATGGGCGCGATGGCCTGTGGCACCGTCGTGGCGATGTTCATGATGCCCAGGTCTTTGCCGCGGGTGGCCGGGTCCGGCAGCACCTGGGTGGCCAGGGCCTGGTCGACAGAGAGGAAGCAGCCGTAGCCGAGGCCGAGCAGTCCGGCCGCAACCATGGCGACGGGCAGGCTGGGGAAGAACGCCAGCATCAGGGCGGCCACGGCCTGAGCCGAGGACGACATGAACACGAAGGCTTTGCGCCGGCCGAGGCGGTCGGAGAGCCGGCCGAGCACGAGCGAGGCGAGCACGACGAAGACCATGTAGATCAGCGTGAGCAGGATTAGGTTGTCTTCGGCGTTCGCGTCCTTCAGCTGGAACATCAGGAAGTACAGCAGCAGGCTGGTGCCGAAGGCGTTGCCGAAGTTGACCAGGATGCGGCTGAGCAGCGTCCAGCCGAAGTCGGGGTAGCGACGCGGGCTGATCCACAGGCTGGCCAGGATGCCGCGGGTGCTCAGTCGTTCGCGCTGCGCGGGCAGCAGCACCGCGTCCGGCCGGAGCAGGAACGGGATCATCAGCAGCACCAGCAGCAGGGCCATCGAGAGGTAGCCGAGCAGCTGGCCGGTGAAGACGGTGAGCACCAGCACGAGTCCGAGGATGGTGCCGACGGCCTGCGGGGCCGACATCCAGCCGGAGACGTAGCCGCGCTGGTTCACCGGCACCTGGTCGGAGATGGTCGCGGTGAGTGCGGCGGTGAGCACGCAGAATCCGGTGCTGGCGAGGATCCAGCAGATCGCGATGCCCACCAGCTGGGTCTGGAAGCCGAGTGCGGCCAGGGCGGAGGCGAAGAGCAGCGTGCCGGCGGCGATCCAGGGCCGGCGGCGGCCGAAGCGGGAGGTGGTGCGGTCGCTGAGCGCCCCGGTGAGCGGGAAGGCCAGCATCGCGATGAGGCCGGCGATGCCGGAGATCACGCCGAATGCCACGACGCTGTCCGTCCAGTGCTCCGGCTTCAGCTGGGCGTCGATCTGCACCGGCAGCAGCAGCTGCACGGGCGTCAGCTGGGCCATCCAGATGCCCAGCCAGGCACTGCCGAAGGCCGCGATCCAGCGGCCGGGCACGCGCTGGGTCGGCTCGGCGAAGACGCCGGGCAGTGCCGGGCTGGCGTTGTGTGCCGTGGTCGTCGGCTCGCCGCTCATGCGTGCCTGCCCAATCCTGCGAGCGCGTCCGCCGCAAAGTCCATGATGGATGCCGCTGCCGCATCGTCGCGGTCAACCAGCCACGAGACGGTCAGCCCGTCGGTCAACGTCACGAGCATGCGGGCCACCTCGTCGACGGGGCGGCTCCAGCTTGCCCCGGTGTGCTCGGCGGCCGCGGTCAGCGCGGCTGCGGCGAGCGTGTAGTAGTGGTCGTACTGCAGCCTGGCGAGGTGCTCCATCCCCTCGGTGCGGAGCGCCTGCTGGGTGAGTTCGAGCATGGCCTGCTCGCGCAGCGGGTCGGCGCGCAGCAGGTCGGCGTAGCGCTGCAGGCCGGCACGGATGATGTCGCGCAGAGACGCATCGCCGTACGGCCCGGGCAGCACGGCGGCCTCCTCGTGGGTCACGACGAAGGCGATCAGCTCGTGCATCAGCTCGTCGCGCGAGGTGAATGCGTAGTGGAAGCTGGCCAGCGACATGCCGGCCTCCGCGACGATGGCCCGGGTCGTGGCCGCGGCGACGCCCTGGGTGGCGACCACCCGCAGGGCGGCCTGCACGAGTGCGGCACGGCGTTCCGCCGCGGAGATGCGTGGCATCTGGCCTCCTTACACAACGCTGAGCAAGTTCGTTCACGCCGCACGCGGGGCGGCAATTCAAGAGTGGGACATTCGACCCACTTGTTGAACTGAATCAGTATGCACCATCACCGCCCAATCCGCGCCATGTTCAGAGGACTCCCATCGTGGCGGTATCGTTCGACCATGCGCCTTGGAGTTCTCGACGTCGGGTCGAACACCGTCCACTTGTTGATCGTCGATGCCCATCCGGGCGCCGCGCCCGTTCCGATGGCCTCGCACAAGTCGGTGCTGCGCCTGATGCGCTATCTGCTTCCCGACGGCTCGATCAGCGAGGAGGGCGTCGCCGCCCTCCTCGAATCGGTGCGTTCGGCAACCGTGGTCGCCCGCCAGAACAACATCGACGAGCTGCTGCCGATGGCGACGTCCGCGCTCCGCGAGGCCACCAACGGCCAACAGGTGCTCGACCTGATCGCCGAAGAGACCGGGGTCGACCTGCACGTGCTCTCCGGCGATGACGAGGCACGGCTGACGTTCTTCGCGGTGCGCCGCTGGTATGGCTGGTCGGCCGCAGACACCCTGCTCTTCGACATCGGCGGCGGCTCACTGGAGATCGCTGCCGGGGCCGACGAGTTCCCGGCCGTGTCGATGTCGCTGCCGCTCGGCGCCGGCCGCAGCACGATCGCCTTCCTGCATGACGACCCGCCGACATCCGCCCAGATGAACGCGCTGCGCGAGCATGCCCGTGCGGTGCTCGAGGAGGCGCTTCCCTCCTTCGCCGACCTGCCGACGCCCGCCCACGTCGTTGGCTCGTCCAAGACGATTCGCTCGTTGGCCCGGCTGGCTGGCTCCGTGGTGGACGGCGTCGGCGCGCTGGACCGCTCGCTGCTGCGCCGGTCGCAGCTGGAGGACTGGATTCCGCGGCTGGCACGGATCCCGGCGGATGCCCGCCCGGCGCTGCCCGGCATCACCGCCGACCGCACCTTCCAGATCGTCGCGGGCGGCATCGTGCTCGCCGAGGCGATGGCCGTGTTCAAAGTGAAGGAGCTGGAAGTCTCGCCCTGGGCGCTGCGCGAGGGCGTACTGCTGCGCTACCTGGACCGGCTGGGCTAACCCGGCAGAGCGCCCGGCGGAACGGCGGAAACCGGCGCGCGCGGCGATCGCCGGCGCATGATCACACGTACCCCCACTGGGACTCGAACCCAGACTGTGACGATTTTAAGTCGCTTGCCTCTGCCATTGGGCTATGGGGGCGGGCTTTTCGAGTCTAGCCGCGAACAGAACGGCCCCGAGGCAATGCCTCGGGGCCGTTCGTCACGTGGGTCGTGCGTGCGTTACTTCTTGGCGGCGACGGCCTCAGCCGTGTCGACGACCTCGGCAGCGACCTTCTTGGGTGCACGTGCCTTGGCCGGAGCCTTCGCAGCGGCAGGAGCCTTCGCAGCAGCGGGAGCCTTCACTGCAGCTTTCGCGGCCGGAGCCTTGGCAGCAGCAACCTTGGCCGCGGGCTTCTCAGCCACGGCCTTGGCCGGGGCCTTAGCGGCGGCGACCGGTGCAGCCTCGACGGCGGGCTTCGGGCGGGAGGCGAACTCCTCGAACGCGGCACGCGGGGTGGCGACCGCGGCGAGCGAGACGATGTCGCGGCCGAGGAAGAAGTTGTTGATCCAACCCCAGATCACACGAATCTTGCGCTCCCAGCTGGGCATGGCCAGCCCGTGGTAGCCGCGGTGCGCGAACCAGGCCGGGAGGCCCTTGATCGCGATCTTGCCGGACTGGAACACACCGTAGCCGATGCCGAGGCCGGCAACAGCGCCCATGTTCTTGTGCACGTACTGCTTGGGGCCTTCGCCGCGGAGGACGGCGACGATGTTCTTCGCGAGCAGCTTGCCCTGGCGCACGGCGTGCTGGGCGTTCGGCACGCAGTAGCCGCCGACGCCGCCACCGGAGAGGTCGGGTACGGCGGTGATGTCACCGGCGGCCCATGCACCCTCGACGATGTCGTCCTCGGTACCGATGCGCAGGTCGGCGCGCACCTGGAGACGGCCGCGCTCCTCGACGGGGAAGTCGGAGCCGCGCACGACGGCGGGGTTCGCCATCACGCCGGCGGTCCAGACGATCAGGTCGCTCTCGAAACTCTCGCCGGTCGACAGCTCGACGACGCCGCCGACAGCCGACTTCAGCTGCGTGTCCAGGTGCACCTCTGCCCCGCGCTGGGCGAGGTTCTTGAGCACCCAGTGGCTGGTCTCGAGCGAGACCTCCGGCATGATGCGACCCATGGCCTCGATGAGGTGGAAGTGAGTGTCATCGAAGCTCAGCTGCGGGTACGAGGTGAGCAGCGAGCTGGCGAAGGAGCGCAGCTCGGCGAAGACCTCGATGCCGGCGAAGCCGCCACCGATAACGGTGAAGGTGAGCAGGCGGTCGCGCTCGGGGCCGGCCGGCATCGCAGCAGCCTTGTCGAAGTTGGTGAGCACGCGGTCACGGATCGCGACGGCCTCTTCGATCGTCTTGAGGCCGATGGCCTCGTCGGCGACGCCCGGGATCGGGAACGTGCGAGACACGGCCCCGGCAGTCACGACGATGATGTCGTAGTCGAAGGTGTAGGGCTCCCCGACCGACGGCGTGATCGTCGCCTGCTTGGCGGCGTGGTTGATTCCGGTGACCTTGGCGGTCACAACGGTGGTCTTCTTGAGGTGGCGGCGCAGCGCGACGACGGAGTGGCGCGGCTCGATGGAGCCTGCAGCGACCTCGGGGAGGAATGGCTGGTACGTCATGTACGGCAGCGGGTCTACGACGGTAACGTCGGCTTCACCCTTGCGCAGCCACTTCTCGAGCTTCCAGGCAGTGTAAAAGCCGGCGTAACCTCCGCCGACAATGAGGATTTTGGGCACGTTTAGAGATCTCCTACATGATCATTGGTGTGCGAAAACCGCTTACCTGCGCAGTATTCGTCTGAAATGCCGTGTGGCCCCTATGCCCAGCAGCAGAACAAGGATAGCAAATCCTGCGAGCACAAGAATCGGAACGACGACGGTGGCCATCGTGAAGCTGTTCGGGATGACGGATGCGAGCGAGTCGCGTTCCGGCGCCGGAGGGTCTGCCTTCACCACAATGGCCTCGTCGGCATCCGTTGGTTCCTCGCTCGGCGCCACCGCCGCGCGCCGGTGCAGGTGGATCCATTCCTTGAGCTGGGTGGCCGGGTCGGTGCTGGCCGGGGCGACCTCGTCATCGATCGCGGCGGCCGCGTCGATGAGCCCATTGCCGTAAATCTGCACGGGGCCGCTGGGCACGGCGGTGGAGACCACCCGGTTGATGACCTCGGCCGCGTTCAGGTCGGGGTAGGCGGAACGCACCAGCGCGACCAGACCGGACACGATCGGGGCGGCGCCGCTGGTGCCGTCCCATTTGGCGTAGCCGCCGCCCGGCACGACACCGACGAGATCCTCGCTGGGTGCAGCGACCGAGATGGTGATGCCCTGCGAGGAGGCGTCGAAGCTGGCCTCCCCATTGCGGTCGACGCCGGCCACGGTGAGCACGCCGGGGATCGTCGCCGGGGCGCCGACCGCTGTCGTCCCCGCGCCGCGGTTGCCGGCGGCCGCCACCACGACCACGTCGTGCTCGAACGCGTAGAGGAAGGCGTCGTCCCAGCTCTGCGGCCAGTCCAGCGTGTTGCGGGTGAGCGACATGTTGATCACGTCGGCACCGTTGTCGACCGCCCACCGCACGGCGGCGGCGATCTGTTCGTCGTTGCTGATGGACGAGCCCGTGTTCGTGCCGAATGCCACGGAGGCCGCAAGCAACTCGGCTTCCGGGGCGACGCCGGTCACGCCGCTGCCCGGTACGGGGCCGCGGCCGCGCCCGGCCAGCAGTGAGGCCACCATGGTGCCGTGCTGGCTGTTGTCGCCGATGGGCTTCTGCCCGTTCTGGGCACCGATGCCGGAGGCATCCATGCCGCCGACGATGGCGCCCTTGAGCTCGGCGACGGATCCGTCGATGCCGGTGTCGATGACGGCGACGGTGACGCCGGCGCCCTTCGTGGTCAACCAGGCGTCGTTGAAGCCGTAGTCGGCGAGCCAGTACTGCATGTCGCGGATCTGGTCGGCACGGGCCGGCGGGGCGTCAACAACGGTGCTGCCCAGCGTGACGGCAGCAACGATCGCCACCGCCGCAGCCGTTCCCCAGCGCCCCCAACGCCGCATCAGCGAGTTGCCGCCGCTCGCCCTATCGTCATTCGAGCGCCGGTCATTCATCGATCCCCGGGTAGGCCACGCATTCGCACACGGTGGGCGACCAGCTGGAGCGGGCCAGGGCGAGGTCGCCAATCGGGTTCACGCCGGGGCCGGCCGCGAGGGCGTGGCCAGCGAGGGCGTGCAGGCACTTCACCCGCACCGGCATGCCGCCGGCCGAGAAGTTCTCCAGCTCAGGCACGACGAGGATGCTGTCCCGGTCGGAGAGATAGGCCTCGTGGGCGCTCGCGTAGGCGGCGCGCAGCTCCTCGTCCTCGGCGAGCAGATCGTTGAACTCGTTCATCACCTGGGTGGCCTCGAGGAACGACATCGCCGCCGTGGCCGCCGGGTGGGACAGGTAGTAGAGAGTGGGGAACGGGGTCCCGTCGGCCAACCGCGGAGCGGTGGAGACCACGGTCGGGGCCCCACAGACGCAACGCGCGGCGATGCCGATCACGTTGCGGGCGGGACGGCCGAGCTGCGCCGAAACGATGGCGATGTCCCGCTCAGAAGCCGGGTCGAATGGGGGTGTCGTCATGGTGCTGGTGCGCTTTCTGCCAAGCCCGCCGTCATCACGGAGGCGAACATTGACTGTAACCAATCAAGCTGGGTGTTCTGGATTTCGGTGCTGATGGGAGCCCGTTCGCTCTCCTCGACCGGCGCCGGGAGGTCGTTGATCACGAGGAAGCTCACCTCGCCGGGCATCACGTAGTAGAGCCGGTCGCGGGCCTGCGTGATCACGTAGGTCTTGTCGTTCCAGCGCTCGCGTTCCGCCCGCAGGGATTCAACCTGCTGCAGCTGTGTCTCGACTCTCGCGCTGAGCGCGGCGATCTCCTGGCGTTGCTCGACGAGCACGCGCAGACCGGGGGCGAGCACGACGACGGCGAGCACGAGCATCACCATCATGATCAACGAGAAGCCGGAAAAACGAATGCCGCGCAGCCAGCCCCCGGTCGCGGACTCCCCGTGGCTGAGTGCCACAGGGACCTTGCGAGTCTGCGTCTTCGACGAGGTGTCAGGCATGTCCCTGAACCTCCATTCGAAACGCCCCCATTCGAGATGGGCCGAGTGCTGACTGCGCGGCAGAAACCGCGAGGATCCTTACGCGGTGAAGCGCGGGAACGCGCTGCGGCCGGCGTAAACGGCGGCCTCACCGAGCTCTTCTTCGATCCTCAACAGCTGATTGTACTTAGCGACGCGCTCGCTGCGGGCAGGCGCACCGGTCTTGATCTGACCGCAGTCGGTGGCGACGGCGAGGTCGGCGATCGTGGTGTCCTCGGTCTCACCGGAGCGGTGCGAGAGGATCGCGGTGTAGCCGGCGCGCTGCGCCATGGCGACGGCATCCAGCGTCTCGGTCAGGGTGCCGATCTGGTTGACCTTGACCAGGATCGAGTTGGCGGTGCGCAGCTCGAGGCCCTTGGCCAGGCGCTTCGGGTTGGTGACGAACAGGTCGTCGCCGACGATCTGCACCTTGTCGCCGAGCTGGGCGGTGAGGTGGGTGTAGCCGTCCCAGTCTTCCTCCTCCAGCGGGTCCTCGATGGAGACCAGCGGGTACGCCTCGACGAGCTCGGCGTAGTAGGCGACGAGCTCCTCTGCCGAGAGCTGCTTGCCCTCGAAGTGGTAGCTGCCGTCCTTGTAGAACTCGGTGGCGGCGCAGTCCAGGGCCAGCGCGATGTCCTTGCCGGGCACGTAGCCGGCGATCTGGATGGCTTCGACGATGAGGTCGAGGGCCGCGCGGTTGCTGGGCAGGTTGGGGGCGAAGCCGCCCTCGTCGCCGAGGCCGGTGGCCAGGCCCTTCGACTTCAGCAGGCCCTTGAGGGCGTGGTAGGTCTCGACGCCCCAGCGCAGTGCCTCGCTGAAGGTCTCGGCACCCAGGGGAACGATCATGAACTCCTGGATGTCGACGTCGTTGTCGGCGTGCGAGCCACCGTTGATGATGTTCATCAGCGGCACCGGCAGGGTGTGCGCGTTCGGGCCACCGAGGTAGCGGAACAGCGGCAGGTCGAGCGAGTCGGCCGACGCCTTGGCTACGGCCAGGCTGACGCCGAGCATCGCGTTGGCGCCCAGACGGCTCTTGTTCTCGGTGCCGTCGAGCTCGATCAGCGTGGCGTCGAGCACGCGCTGCTCGGTCGACTCGATGCCGTCGATCTCGTCGCCGATCTCGTCCAGAACGGCGTCGACGGCCTTGAGCACGCCCTTTCCGCCGTAGCGGGCCGCGTCACCGTCGCGCAGCTCGTATGCCTCGAACGCACCGGTCGATGCGCCGGAGGGAACTCCGGCACGTGCAACGGTGCCATCCTCCAGCAGGACCTCGACCTCAATGGTCGGGTTTCCACGGGAGTCCAAAATTTCGCGAGCGCCAACAGCCTCGATCAGAGCCACAACTATCTCCTTGAGTAAGGGGGTATGGGATGTGGAAAACGCCGTCGTGATCCGAAGCCCAGTCTACTCACGCAGCGGCCGGGCCACCGGATCGGTTACCCGTCGGTGGCCACGGCCGGGCGTGGTGACCGGGGCCGCTCAGCCGCCGAGGGGCTTGAACTCGAGGGCGCCGGCATCGGTCACATCGTTGCCGAGCAGCGCGAAACCGGTGAAGCCGTCGGCCTCAGCGCGCTCCAGCAGCGCCTTGAAGTTCTTGGCGCGCTTCTCGAGCCGAACCCGGGTGCCGGATGCCACCAGCTGGCGCTTGATGGCCATCAGCTGTGCGGCGTCGGCGTCCTTCTCGTGCACGAGCACGACCGCGTTGGCCTTGCTCGCGGCATCCGCAGGCAGCAGGTCCACGATGCGCTCGAAGCCGATCGAGAACCCGCAGGCGGGTACCTCGCTGCCGAGGAATCGGCCGATCATGCCGTCGTAGCGGCCGCCGCCGCCCAGCGAGTAGCCGAGATCGGGGTGGGCGATCTCGAAGATCGTGCCGGTGTAGTAGCCCATGCCGCGCACCAGGGTCGGGTCGAAGACGAGCTCAACGCCGGGCAGGGCGGCGCGCAGTGCGAGCAGTTCGCCGTAGGCCTCGCGGTCGAGCCAGGCGGGCACCTCGCCCTCCAGCAGCTCCCAGCCGGCGTTGGCGATGTCGTCGAGGGTGGCCGCGATGCCGTTCGCCTCGATGCCGAGCCCGGCCAGTTCGTCGGCCACTCCCCCGGTGCCGATCTTGTCGAGCTTGTCGATGGTGATCAGCGCCCGTTCGTAGAGCCCGTCGGCGACGCCCCAGTGCGCGAGGAGCGCCTGCAGGATGCGGCGGTCGTTGATCCGGATGCTGCAGCCGGTCAGACCGAGCGCGTCGAGGGTTCCGGCAGTGGCACCGATCAGCTCGATCTCGGCCAGCTGGCCGGCCTCACCGATGATGTCGATGTCGCACTGTACGAACTGGCGGAAGCGGCCCTTCTGTGGGCGCTCCGCACGCCAGACCGGCGCGATCTGAATCGAGCGGAAGACGCCGGGCAGTGCGGCGCGGTGGGTCGCGTAGAAGCGGGCCAGCGGCACCGTCAGGTCGAAGCGCAGGCCGAGGTCGGCCAGGGCGAGCGTGTCGCCGGACTCGGCGGCTGCGGCCAGGTCTTCGGCGCCGAGGCCGCGCTTCATGACGGCGAAGGCGAGCTTCTCGTTGTCGCCGCCGAGGCCGGAGTGCAGCCGGGCGGAGTCCTCCATGACCGGCGTCTCGATCTCGTCGAAGCCGTGTGCGGCGTAGCTGGCGCGGATGATTCCGAGCGCGTGCTCGCGGCGGGCCTTGTCGGCGGGAAGGAAGTCGCGCATGCCGCGGGGCGGGGTCACAGGTTGAGCCATGCCTCCTATTCTTCCAGCACCGCGGGGGTGCTCTGATCGCACCCGCGCCGCGCGCCGGCCCAGCGGATGCCGAGCAGATTCTTGGCGGATGCCGGGGCTCGCCCCTCTGGCCGGAGGCGCGCCCCGGGTGTACCGTTCGTTCACCGTCGCGTCCGCCCCGCTGCCCGGGAGGCACCATGCGCATCACCCGCCAGGCCAACCCGCTTGCCGCGCCGCCGCCCGCGCCGGTCGGGGCCGAGGCCGCCGACTTCCTCGCGCCGCGCGGCCCCGCGCCAGAGGCGACGGCCGGATCCACCCGCTTCACCCCCGCCGCTGTCGGCGCGGATGTCGCCCTGGTCGTGGTGCACGGGATGGGCAGTGCCACACCCGGCAGCACCCTGCTGGAGTGGGCGGAACCGTTGCTCGGCCGCATCGACTGGCTCGCCAAGTACGCCGGGCAGCCACCGGCCGGCCATCAGGACCGACCCCGGGCCACGGACCGCTGGGAACCCGGCGTGACGGTGTTGGACGCGACGATGACCGCGGCGAGCACCCCTCGGCTCATCGTCGACGCAACCTGGCGGAGCGGCGGCGACCTCAACAATGTCGACGACCCGGCCGCCGTCCGACACCGGCGGCGCATCGCCATCGTCGAGGCCCGCTGGTCGGAGTCCTTCGTTCCGATGACGCGCGGCCAGGTGTTCAGCTGGGGCGGCCGGTTCCTCTGGCGTGTGCTCCTGCGCATGCTGCTGCAGTTCAGCCGCACCCTGGTACGGGTGCCATCCTTCGGCGCCGCCCCGGAGAGCACGGCCGCCCTGCAGAGCGTGGGTAGCGCCCACAGCAGCGGCAGCACGGGCAGCGCCAGCACCGGCGGCCACCCTGGCGGCCGCAGCGCCCCGACGGGCTCCCGCAGCCTCGTCCGACGCGGGTTCTCGGCCCTGCTTGCCGTCTTCGGGGCGCTGCTCACAGCGGCCGTCACGGTCTTTCTGGTTCTGGTGGGCGCGCTCCTGACCGTGCTGCTGCCGCTGCTCAGTCCGCTCCTGCTCATCCCCTTCGTCAAGAAGCATGTGCAGAACATCGTCGACACCCTGGTCGCCTTCGTCGGCGATGTCGGCACCTGGCGGGAGCGCCCGGTGCGTGCCGCGGCGATGCGGGCCACGGTCCGCGACCGCATCACCGAGGCGGCCGGCATGCTGGCCGCGGGCGGAGAGATCATGGTGCTGGCGCACTCGGAGGGTGCCGCGATCTCGGCAGAGACACTGTTCGACGATATGGAGCCGTTGGAATTCGACGTCGCCCAGCTGCACACCGTCGGCGCGGCGATCACCCTGCTCGGCCTGCCCAGCACGGGCTTCGGTCTGGCACGGGAGGGCAAGGCGGTCGGCGACTGGTTGGAGAACGGCTGGCGGCCGAACGGGAAGGCCGTCGCCTGGCACAACTACTGGGCGATCTGGGACCCCTTCGCGGCGGGCCCGCTCGGCGACCTCGCCGCGAGCAGGGCGCTCCGCTGGAAGGGCTCCTATGTGCTCGGGGCGGGCGACGGCGTGATCGGGCCGACCGAGCATGCCGTGCACAACACGAGCATGCCCCTCACCGACCACCAGAGCTACTCGGCGAACGTCGCCGAGGTGATCGACCCCGTTGCGCGGGCGCTACTCGGCGACGAGCTGCCCCTCGAAGAGGCGGATGTCGCCCACCGCAGTGTGCAGCAGAGCGTGCTGATCCGGCGCGGCAGGGGGCTGAACCTCTGCCTCTCACT includes the following:
- a CDS encoding FtsB family cell division protein — translated: MPDTSSKTQTRKVPVALSHGESATGGWLRGIRFSGFSLIMMVMLVLAVVVLAPGLRVLVEQRQEIAALSARVETQLQQVESLRAERERWNDKTYVITQARDRLYYVMPGEVSFLVINDLPAPVEESERAPISTEIQNTQLDWLQSMFASVMTAGLAESAPAP
- a CDS encoding S8 family peptidase, translating into MAIVAAVTLGSTVVDAPPARADQIRDMQYWLADYGFNDAWLTTKGAGVTVAVIDTGIDGSVAELKGAIVGGMDASGIGAQNGQKPIGDNSQHGTMVASLLAGRGRGPVPGSGVTGVAPEAELLAASVAFGTNTGSSISNDEQIAAAVRWAVDNGADVINMSLTRNTLDWPQSWDDAFLYAFEHDVVVVAAAGNRGAGTTAVGAPATIPGVLTVAGVDRNGEASFDASSQGITISVAAPSEDLVGVVPGGGYAKWDGTSGAAPIVSGLVALVRSAYPDLNAAEVINRVVSTAVPSGPVQIYGNGLIDAAAAIDDEVAPASTDPATQLKEWIHLHRRAAVAPSEEPTDADEAIVVKADPPAPERDSLASVIPNSFTMATVVVPILVLAGFAILVLLLGIGATRHFRRILRR
- a CDS encoding NAD(P)/FAD-dependent oxidoreductase; this translates as MPKILIVGGGYAGFYTAWKLEKWLRKGEADVTVVDPLPYMTYQPFLPEVAAGSIEPRHSVVALRRHLKKTTVVTAKVTGINHAAKQATITPSVGEPYTFDYDIIVVTAGAVSRTFPIPGVADEAIGLKTIEEAVAIRDRVLTNFDKAAAMPAGPERDRLLTFTVIGGGFAGIEVFAELRSFASSLLTSYPQLSFDDTHFHLIEAMGRIMPEVSLETSHWVLKNLAQRGAEVHLDTQLKSAVGGVVELSTGESFESDLIVWTAGVMANPAVVRGSDFPVEERGRLQVRADLRIGTEDDIVEGAWAAGDITAVPDLSGGGVGGYCVPNAQHAVRQGKLLAKNIVAVLRGEGPKQYVHKNMGAVAGLGIGYGVFQSGKIAIKGLPAWFAHRGYHGLAMPSWERKIRVIWGWINNFFLGRDIVSLAAVATPRAAFEEFASRPKPAVEAAPVAAAKAPAKAVAEKPAAKVAAAKAPAAKAAVKAPAAAKAPAAAKAPAKARAPKKVAAEVVDTAEAVAAKK
- a CDS encoding MFS transporter, whose translation is MSGEPTTTAHNASPALPGVFAEPTQRVPGRWIAAFGSAWLGIWMAQLTPVQLLLPVQIDAQLKPEHWTDSVVAFGVISGIAGLIAMLAFPLTGALSDRTTSRFGRRRPWIAAGTLLFASALAALGFQTQLVGIAICWILASTGFCVLTAALTATISDQVPVNQRGYVSGWMSAPQAVGTILGLVLVLTVFTGQLLGYLSMALLLVLLMIPFLLRPDAVLLPAQRERLSTRGILASLWISPRRYPDFGWTLLSRILVNFGNAFGTSLLLYFLMFQLKDANAEDNLILLTLIYMVFVVLASLVLGRLSDRLGRRKAFVFMSSSAQAVAALMLAFFPSLPVAMVAAGLLGLGYGCFLSVDQALATQVLPDPATRGKDLGIMNIATTVPQAIAPMLGAATVAVLGSFEGLFLMSAVFAFAGALAVSRVKGVR
- a CDS encoding TetR/AcrR family transcriptional regulator, translating into MPRISAAERRAALVQAALRVVATQGVAAATTRAIVAEAGMSLASFHYAFTSRDELMHELIAFVVTHEEAAVLPGPYGDASLRDIIRAGLQRYADLLRADPLREQAMLELTQQALRTEGMEHLARLQYDHYYTLAAAALTAAAEHTGASWSRPVDEVARMLVTLTDGLTVSWLVDRDDAAAASIMDFAADALAGLGRHA
- a CDS encoding Ppx/GppA phosphatase family protein — its product is MRLGVLDVGSNTVHLLIVDAHPGAAPVPMASHKSVLRLMRYLLPDGSISEEGVAALLESVRSATVVARQNNIDELLPMATSALREATNGQQVLDLIAEETGVDLHVLSGDDEARLTFFAVRRWYGWSAADTLLFDIGGGSLEIAAGADEFPAVSMSLPLGAGRSTIAFLHDDPPTSAQMNALREHARAVLEEALPSFADLPTPAHVVGSSKTIRSLARLAGSVVDGVGALDRSLLRRSQLEDWIPRLARIPADARPALPGITADRTFQIVAGGIVLAEAMAVFKVKELEVSPWALREGVLLRYLDRLG
- a CDS encoding DUF501 domain-containing protein, which encodes MTTPPFDPASERDIAIVSAQLGRPARNVIGIAARCVCGAPTVVSTAPRLADGTPFPTLYYLSHPAATAAMSFLEATQVMNEFNDLLAEDEELRAAYASAHEAYLSDRDSILVVPELENFSAGGMPVRVKCLHALAGHALAAGPGVNPIGDLALARSSWSPTVCECVAYPGIDE
- a CDS encoding alanine racemase, translating into MATSTLPARFRGADYWRRLDAATAELDPPFAVLQLDALRHNASDMVRRAAGMPIRVASKSLRVRGVIEQLLALPGYHGVLAYTLAEALWLAETVDDVVVGYPSVDRASIRRLATTPELAARITLMVDAPDQLDVIDAVLKPGQRESIRVCLELDASWNAPVLGHLGVWRSPVHGVDEARALAGYIVDRAGFDLVGMMAYEAQIAGVGNRPIGKPVDGAINRWMQKQSIAELHERRGAAVAAVRALTPLEFVNGGGTGSLESTSSDASVTEIAAGSGIFGGHLFDNYEHFAPAPAAAFALPIVRKATADTATMLGGGWVASGPPDVDRLPQLAWPEGLSFVAREMAGEVQSPLTGEAAGRLRPGDRVWLRHTKSGELAEHVNEFALIDGDRVLGMMPSYRGEGKAFL